A window of the Corallococcus exiguus genome harbors these coding sequences:
- a CDS encoding serine/threonine-protein kinase codes for MTLVGRHIGRYRILEELGSGGMSVVYKGLDTALDREVAVKVLHPHLAGKDESRRRLAREARAVAKLHHPNILEVFDFSSAEAHDAFIVTEYIRGRTLKTYLDEGPLEPPELAAMIIHELAAALAHAHEAGVIHRDLKPENVMVREDGVLKLMDFGIARLLDIEDRMTVTGALVGSPAHMSPEIIEGLEAGPEADVFSLGIMFYALMTGRLPFTASNTTATLKRILDGAYEDPRRRVPALSDELAEICATCLQRDPARRYPNAGKLRDALADALAGLGFSRVGEELISFFADPPSYQRLARQRIVAALLERGERQLAEKRTPRALACLNHVLALDATNERALGLLKGIQRQQRRRTWRRRGIRAGIAAGVALALGLGGWQLFRMNASAPETPKVQPDDPRAEGSKTPGSQSAAGGTTGGSTGTQGTGAVQGSQGTGGTAGSPDGTGTLQGTQATGSRPNGAQGTGGTGTPGRDSDLNPRVPSPPDRTPSRPTVVASLDPQDDSKPSRNGKIPVSILVRPYGSIRVDGGPAGAQQLAQHDVHLSPGEHTVIVSCGYCEDATETIDVKPDRENVFRLRALLKASQLAMDYQPPDATVRVGDVERAANDSLQHPFDIRSPRGPASFQHRVEVEISSPGYKTEKRVVLLEPGKPTTLRGSLAPE; via the coding sequence ATGACGCTCGTCGGCCGCCATATCGGTCGCTATCGCATCCTGGAGGAGCTGGGCTCCGGGGGCATGAGCGTCGTGTACAAGGGCCTGGACACGGCCCTTGACCGCGAGGTCGCGGTGAAGGTGCTGCACCCGCACCTGGCCGGCAAGGACGAGTCGCGCCGCCGCCTGGCGCGCGAGGCCCGCGCGGTGGCGAAGCTGCACCACCCCAACATCCTGGAGGTGTTCGACTTCTCCTCGGCGGAGGCGCACGACGCCTTCATCGTCACCGAGTACATCCGCGGCCGGACGCTCAAGACGTACCTGGATGAAGGCCCGCTGGAGCCGCCGGAGCTGGCGGCGATGATCATCCACGAGCTGGCGGCGGCGCTGGCGCACGCGCACGAAGCGGGCGTCATCCACCGCGACCTGAAGCCGGAGAACGTCATGGTGCGCGAGGACGGGGTCCTCAAGCTCATGGACTTCGGCATCGCGCGGCTGCTGGACATCGAGGACCGGATGACGGTGACCGGCGCGCTGGTGGGTTCGCCCGCGCACATGTCGCCGGAGATCATCGAGGGCCTGGAGGCCGGGCCTGAGGCGGACGTCTTCAGCCTGGGGATCATGTTCTACGCGCTGATGACGGGCCGCCTGCCCTTCACCGCGTCGAACACCACGGCGACGCTCAAGCGCATCCTGGACGGGGCGTATGAAGACCCTCGCCGCCGCGTGCCCGCGCTGTCGGACGAGCTCGCGGAGATCTGCGCGACGTGCCTCCAGCGCGACCCGGCGCGGCGCTACCCGAACGCGGGGAAGCTGCGCGACGCGCTGGCGGATGCGCTCGCGGGGCTGGGTTTCTCCCGCGTGGGCGAGGAGCTGATTTCGTTCTTCGCGGATCCGCCGTCGTACCAGCGGCTCGCGCGCCAGCGCATCGTCGCGGCGCTGCTGGAGCGTGGGGAGCGGCAGCTGGCGGAGAAGCGGACGCCGCGCGCACTGGCGTGTCTCAATCACGTGCTCGCGCTGGATGCGACGAATGAACGGGCGCTGGGGTTGCTCAAGGGCATCCAGCGTCAGCAGCGGCGGCGCACGTGGCGCAGGCGCGGCATCCGCGCGGGCATCGCGGCGGGCGTGGCGCTCGCGTTGGGGTTGGGCGGCTGGCAGCTGTTCCGGATGAACGCGAGCGCGCCCGAGACGCCGAAGGTGCAGCCGGATGATCCGCGCGCCGAGGGCTCGAAGACCCCGGGTTCCCAGTCCGCGGCTGGCGGTACGACGGGCGGCTCCACGGGCACGCAAGGCACGGGCGCGGTCCAAGGCTCGCAGGGCACGGGCGGCACGGCGGGTTCGCCCGACGGCACGGGCACCCTTCAGGGCACGCAGGCCACGGGCTCGAGACCCAACGGTGCGCAGGGCACGGGTGGCACGGGCACGCCCGGCCGAGACAGCGACCTCAACCCTCGGGTCCCCTCCCCTCCGGATCGCACGCCCTCGCGCCCCACGGTGGTCGCCAGCCTCGACCCACAGGACGACTCCAAGCCCTCGCGCAACGGCAAGATCCCCGTGTCCATCCTCGTGCGCCCCTACGGCTCCATCCGCGTGGACGGCGGCCCCGCCGGCGCGCAGCAGCTCGCGCAGCACGACGTGCACCTGTCCCCTGGCGAGCACACCGTCATCGTCTCCTGCGGCTACTGCGAGGACGCCACGGAGACCATCGACGTGAAGCCGGACCGCGAGAACGTCTTCCGCCTGCGCGCCTTGCTGAAGGCCTCGCAGCTGGCCATGGACTACCAGCCGCCGGACGCCACCGTGCGCGTGGGCGACGTGGAGCGCGCCGCGAACGACAGCCTCCAGCACC
- a CDS encoding 6-phosphofructokinase, with protein MARPLRLGVLTGGGDCPGLNALIRGLVRRGVHEFGHSFVGIENGYMGLVEPELVRPLGVEDTRGILPKGGTILGTSNKANPFSYPVREGDAWVDRDVSDSVLRRCEELRLDGLVAIGGDGTLSIAHQLAEKGLKVVGCPKTIDNDLSGTDQTFGFDTARLIVTEALDRLHSTAEAHDRVMVVEIMGRHAGFLTLESGIAGGADLILIPEIPYRVESMLETLKRRATRRRSFSIIAISEGAYPEGGALSVLAEAADIPGRGVVRLGGSGKVCADLLASHIAAEIRVTVLGHLQRGGSPSAADRVLATRYGCKVLDLVRDNQWGHMVALRNNDVIPVPLSESRKERRVDVQGDLVRFARSMGIGFGD; from the coding sequence ATGGCTCGACCTCTTCGACTTGGCGTCCTCACCGGCGGTGGCGACTGCCCGGGACTCAATGCGCTCATCCGTGGCCTCGTCCGTCGAGGCGTGCACGAGTTCGGCCACTCGTTCGTCGGCATCGAGAATGGCTACATGGGACTGGTGGAGCCGGAGCTCGTCCGCCCGCTCGGTGTGGAGGACACGCGCGGCATCCTGCCCAAGGGCGGCACCATCCTCGGCACGTCCAACAAGGCGAACCCGTTCTCCTACCCGGTGCGTGAGGGTGATGCCTGGGTGGATCGGGACGTGTCGGATTCGGTCCTTCGCCGCTGCGAGGAGTTGCGGCTGGACGGACTGGTCGCGATTGGCGGGGACGGCACGCTGTCCATCGCGCACCAGCTGGCGGAGAAGGGGCTGAAGGTCGTCGGGTGTCCGAAGACCATCGACAACGACTTGTCCGGCACGGACCAGACGTTCGGGTTCGACACCGCGCGGCTCATCGTCACGGAGGCGCTGGACCGGCTGCACTCCACCGCGGAGGCGCATGACCGCGTGATGGTGGTGGAGATCATGGGCCGCCACGCGGGCTTCCTCACGCTGGAGAGCGGCATCGCTGGCGGCGCGGACCTCATCCTCATCCCGGAGATTCCGTACCGCGTGGAGTCCATGCTGGAGACGCTGAAGCGGCGGGCCACGCGGCGGCGCAGCTTCTCCATCATCGCCATCTCCGAAGGCGCGTATCCGGAGGGTGGCGCGCTGTCCGTGCTGGCGGAGGCCGCGGACATCCCGGGGCGGGGCGTGGTGCGGCTGGGCGGCTCCGGCAAGGTGTGCGCGGATCTGCTGGCGAGCCACATCGCGGCGGAGATCCGCGTCACCGTGCTGGGCCACCTGCAGCGCGGCGGCAGCCCGAGCGCGGCGGACCGGGTGCTGGCCACGCGCTACGGGTGCAAGGTGCTGGACCTGGTGCGGGACAACCAGTGGGGGCACATGGTGGCGCTGCGGAACAACGACGTCATCCCCGTGCCGCTGAGTGAGTCTCGCAAGGAGCGACGCGTGGACGTCCAGGGAGACCTGGTGCGGTTCGCGCGGAGCATGGGCATCGGGTTCGGGGACTGA
- a CDS encoding CPBP family intramembrane glutamic endopeptidase, producing MRNPRKETLTFIAVTLAVSWTMAVAFIAGGEKSVWLMRWMMCVPGIVGLACSWFFRREPPSAVGFSFPGWKWWFLGLALPLAYGAVIAPLAYAIRFATGDASFIHFQPELLKGPFGVTGVATVPVMILLFWALTVTWWLAAASVRWRWVEKLGAKLPERWRWLRYGLVALVWGPVVGFGVPSELGEEVGWRGTLVRWWMHRPALAAAITMPVWAAFHLPLIFSSTQRGHVGQNVTFLLSIAVAAVVFAQLYMASRSIWPPALFHISWNIINPLLFGSVYNGRPGLFGGQVWVFNGEGVFGLLLHGLVAVWLFRHWKRSARTTESAVLPESSATPA from the coding sequence ATGAGGAATCCCCGGAAAGAAACCCTCACGTTCATCGCGGTGACGCTCGCGGTGAGCTGGACGATGGCCGTGGCGTTCATCGCGGGCGGCGAGAAGTCCGTGTGGCTGATGCGCTGGATGATGTGCGTTCCGGGCATCGTGGGCCTCGCGTGCTCGTGGTTCTTCCGTCGCGAGCCGCCTTCCGCGGTGGGCTTCTCCTTCCCCGGCTGGAAGTGGTGGTTCCTGGGGCTGGCGTTGCCGCTGGCGTACGGCGCCGTCATCGCGCCGCTGGCCTACGCGATCCGGTTCGCGACCGGGGACGCGTCCTTCATCCATTTCCAGCCGGAGCTGCTCAAGGGCCCGTTCGGGGTGACGGGCGTGGCGACGGTGCCGGTGATGATCCTCCTGTTCTGGGCGCTGACGGTGACGTGGTGGCTGGCCGCCGCGTCCGTGCGCTGGCGCTGGGTGGAGAAGCTGGGCGCGAAGCTGCCCGAGCGTTGGCGCTGGCTGCGCTACGGCCTGGTCGCGCTGGTGTGGGGGCCCGTCGTGGGCTTCGGCGTCCCCAGCGAGCTGGGTGAGGAAGTGGGCTGGCGCGGGACGCTGGTGCGCTGGTGGATGCACCGGCCGGCGCTGGCCGCGGCCATCACCATGCCGGTGTGGGCCGCGTTCCACCTGCCCCTCATCTTCTCCTCCACGCAGCGCGGGCACGTGGGGCAGAACGTGACGTTCCTCCTGTCCATCGCCGTGGCCGCGGTGGTGTTCGCGCAGCTCTACATGGCGTCGCGCTCCATCTGGCCGCCCGCCCTCTTCCACATCAGCTGGAACATCATCAACCCGCTGCTCTTCGGCAGCGTCTACAACGGCCGGCCGGGGCTCTTCGGCGGTCAGGTCTGGGTCTTCAACGGCGAGGGCGTCTTCGGGCTCCTGCTCCACGGGCTGGTGGCCGTGTGGCTCTTCCGCCATTGGAAGCGGAGCGCCCGGACCACGGAAAGCGCGGTATTGCCGGAGTCCTCCGCGACGCCTGCCTGA
- a CDS encoding MBL fold metallo-hydrolase encodes MTAPLYRLADATLVEPLVQDFQAWWMTVAPMPASLHLQAYLLPLLKAYLQTPDFHAKAAKDPELSGSSFVGIAPERAEEVRALMQRMTTAQEDNIKLAEAFDEFQTQLLAEAKGQSLEPLYSRLPDVLKGKVELVYDYVNRPSMRVHEGLLYRGHHHKTELQSMRLRRLKADAERDSLLTTPRLMEAGQLDWKVPFHDERLDKLFSLDVEPKPLEWIRDLLGDAVKSDADLMPLLTEATQTLPETWNGPGVRIRYVGHACVLVEWKGTSILIDAVVPVRPEKMGPLERMSFADLPRRIDYVVITHSHPDHLDIETLLRLRHRIGTLMVPRASGALAGDYSPRLLGKALGFKNVLEPYFYESLPIPDGEIIAAPFMGEHGDVAHAKSAWIIRTGEDRLFFAADSMCVDETTYRDLRSTVGDLHTVFMNTEIVGAPHTWMLEGFFPKKRDRKLEKNRRCRGSNSAEGLRLLELVGAKRIFNYAMGLEPWMEHIIGPAATPETPRMKESDLLLTTARERGLQAERLEGARQVHLKG; translated from the coding sequence ATGACTGCTCCCCTGTATCGCCTCGCGGACGCCACTCTCGTTGAACCGCTCGTCCAGGACTTCCAGGCCTGGTGGATGACGGTGGCGCCCATGCCCGCGAGCCTGCATCTGCAGGCCTATCTGCTGCCGCTGCTGAAGGCCTACCTGCAGACGCCGGACTTCCACGCGAAGGCGGCGAAGGATCCGGAGCTGAGCGGCAGCTCCTTCGTGGGCATCGCGCCGGAGCGCGCGGAAGAGGTGCGGGCGCTCATGCAGCGGATGACCACCGCGCAGGAGGACAACATCAAGCTGGCGGAGGCGTTCGACGAGTTCCAGACGCAGCTGCTGGCGGAGGCCAAGGGCCAGTCCCTGGAGCCACTGTATTCGCGGCTGCCGGACGTGCTCAAGGGCAAGGTGGAGCTGGTCTACGACTACGTGAACCGCCCGTCGATGCGCGTGCACGAAGGCCTGCTGTACCGCGGCCACCACCACAAGACGGAGCTCCAGTCGATGCGGCTCCGCCGGCTGAAGGCGGACGCGGAGCGTGACTCGCTGCTCACCACGCCGCGCCTGATGGAGGCGGGGCAGCTGGACTGGAAGGTGCCCTTCCACGACGAGCGCCTGGACAAGCTCTTCAGCCTGGACGTGGAGCCCAAGCCGCTGGAGTGGATCCGCGACCTGCTGGGCGACGCGGTGAAGTCCGACGCGGACCTGATGCCCCTGCTCACGGAGGCGACGCAGACCCTTCCCGAGACCTGGAACGGGCCGGGGGTGCGCATCCGCTACGTGGGCCACGCGTGCGTGCTGGTGGAGTGGAAGGGCACGTCCATCCTCATCGACGCGGTGGTGCCGGTGCGGCCGGAGAAGATGGGCCCGCTGGAGCGCATGTCCTTCGCGGACCTGCCCCGCCGCATCGACTACGTGGTCATCACCCACAGCCACCCGGACCACCTGGACATCGAAACGCTGCTGCGCCTGCGCCACCGCATCGGCACGCTGATGGTGCCGCGCGCGAGCGGCGCCCTGGCGGGTGACTACTCGCCGCGGCTGTTGGGCAAGGCGCTCGGCTTCAAGAACGTGCTGGAGCCCTACTTCTACGAATCCCTGCCCATCCCGGACGGCGAGATCATCGCCGCGCCGTTCATGGGCGAGCACGGCGACGTGGCCCACGCCAAGTCCGCGTGGATCATCCGCACCGGCGAGGATCGCCTGTTCTTCGCCGCCGACTCCATGTGCGTGGATGAGACGACGTACCGCGACCTGCGCAGCACGGTGGGCGATCTGCACACGGTCTTCATGAACACGGAGATCGTCGGCGCGCCGCACACGTGGATGCTGGAGGGCTTCTTCCCCAAGAAGCGCGACCGCAAGCTGGAGAAGAACCGCCGGTGCCGCGGCAGCAACTCCGCCGAAGGCCTGCGCCTCCTGGAACTCGTGGGCGCGAAGCGGATCTTCAACTACGCCATGGGCCTGGAGCCCTGGATGGAGCACATCATCGGGCCCGCCGCCACGCCGGAGACGCCCCGCATGAAGGAGTCGGATCTGCTGCTCACCACCGCTCGCGAGCGCGGCCTCCAGGCCGAACGACTCGAGGGCGCGCGGCAGGTCCACCTCAAGGGCTGA